One window of the Cryptomeria japonica chromosome 7, Sugi_1.0, whole genome shotgun sequence genome contains the following:
- the LOC131057772 gene encoding F-box protein PP2-A15: MSRYGRRSYYYDDTNYDQKVPKNYNDILAKAVNPVTHSSKKELYNKLCQSIPIEGGTKILWLDGSTDKIAIMVSAKALDIIEGFDSRCWQWVSTQDSRFGLAAEVKKVEWFEVWQCIDCTLLTPETEYSVSFVLKIEKNSMPTCPSPFTFSLLTMDGKLIEKAIYLDDHQKSVTKDKPNIINAEKGWTEFVVGDFVTKESCDSMEIDVCMKNTDCNFIKRGIVIDGVKIKPK, encoded by the exons ATGAGTCGTTATGGGAGAAGAAGCTATTACTATGATGATACCAACTATGACCAGAAGGTTCCTAAAAATTACAATGATATCCTGGCCAAGGCCGTCAATCCGGTCACCCATAGTTCAAAGAAAGAGCTCTACAACAAGCTTTGCCAGTCAATTCCTATAGAAGGTGGAACAAAG ATACTTTGGTTAGATGGATCCACCGACAAAATAGCGATCATGGTGTCTGCTAAAGCTTTAGACATTATTGAAGGTTTTGACAGTCGCTGCTGGCAATGGGTCTCGACCCAGGACTCCAG ATTCGGACTAGCTGCAGAAGTAAAAAAGGTTGAGTGGTTTGAAGTGTGGCAATGCATCGACTGCACGCTCTTGACTCCCGAAACGGAGTACAGCGTGTCGTTTGTATTGAAGATAGAAAAAAACAGCATGCCTACATGTCCATCACCATTCACATTTTCGCTTCTAACAATGGATGGAAAGTTGATTGAAAAGGCTATATATTTGGATGATCACCAGAAATCAGTTACGAAGGACAAGCCCAATATTATAAATGCAGAAAAAGGATGGACAGAATTTGTCGTGGGCGACTTCGTTACAAAGGAAAGTTGTGACAGCATGGAGATTGATGTCTGTATGAAAAATACAGACTGCAATTTCATTAAGAGGGGCATAGTCATAGATGGAGTGAAGATTAAGCCTAAGTAG